One Astyanax mexicanus isolate ESR-SI-001 chromosome 3, AstMex3_surface, whole genome shotgun sequence genomic region harbors:
- the col1a2 gene encoding collagen alpha-2(I) chain isoform X2, with translation MLSFVDTRILLLLAVTTYLATCQSGPKGPKGPRGDRGPKGPDGKPGKPGLPGPPGPPGPPGLGGNFAAQYDAKGPEPGPGPMGLMGARGPGGPPGSPGPQGLQGHAGEPGEPGQAGAVGPRGPPGPPGKAGEDGNNGRPGKPGDRGPAGAQGARGFPGTPGLPGMKGHRGYNGLDGRKGEPGAAGSKGENGAHGANGTPGQRGGRGLPGERGRAGPAGPAGARGADGNTGPAGPAGPLGAAGPPGFPGAPGPKGEIGAAGATGPSGPQGQRGEPGPNGAVGPVGPAGNPGANGINGAKGAAGLPGVAGAPGFPGPRGGPGPQGPSGPSGPRGLAGDPGPIGVKGDSGVKGEPGSSGPQGPPGPAGEEGKRGATGEQGATGPAGLRGGRGAAGTRGLPGLGGRAGPMGMPGPRGATGAGGPRGPPGDAGRAGEAGLTGARGLPGSPGSGGPPGKEGPVGPSGQDGRTGPPGPTGPRGQPGNIGFPGPKGPGGEPGKPGEKGPAGPPGLRGPPGPDGNNGPAGPVGLGGAPGEKGEQGPSGAPGFQGLPGPAGPVGETGKPGDRGIPGDQGVAGPSGVKGERGTPGPAGASGAQGPIGARGPAGTPGPDGSKGEPGAVGAAGAPGHQGAAGMPGERGAAGTPGAKGEKGEAGYRGLEGNAGRDGARGAPGPSGPPGPAGANGDKGETGSFGPSGPAGARGPSGERGESGPAGPPGFAGPPGADGQAGVRGEKGPGGVKGDVGAPGPAGPAGNTGPLGPSGPVGPPGARGDSGPPGLTGFPGAAGRVGPAGPAGIVGPPGPTGAQGKDGPRGLRGDVGPAGPQGENGLIGPPGLSGEKGSPGESGPMGPPGIAGPQGQLGSQGFNGLPGSRGERGLPGAAGSVGEAGRVGPSGSPGPRGPSGNIGLPGMTGPQGEAGREGSPGNDGPPGRPGAAGIKGDRGEPGSPGPLGIAGAPGPLGPSGAVGRPGNRGEAGSAGPSGAVGPAGARGAPGPSGPRGEKGVAGDKGDRGMKGLRGHPGLQGMPGPNGPSGDTGAAGIAGPAGPRGPAGPNGPPGKDGRSGTHGPIGPAGHRGPPGHVGPVGPPGSPGLAGPPGAAGGGYDVSGGYDEYRADQAALRAKDYEVDATIKSLNTQIDNLLSPEGSKKNPARTCRDIRLSHPDWTSGFYWIDPNQGCTMDAIKAFCDFSTGQTCIHAHPESIPRKNWYRSSQEKKHIWFGETINGGTEFGYNDETLSPQSMATQLAFMRLLANQAVQNVTYHCKNSIAYMDAENGNLKKAVLLQGSNDVELRAEGNSRFTFSVLEDGCTRHTGQWSKTVIEYRTNKPSRLPILDIAPLDIGGADQEFGLDIGPVCFK, from the exons ATGCTCAGCTTTGTGGATACCCGGATTCTGTTGCTGCTTGCAGTGACCACATACCTAGCAACATGCCAAT CA GGCCCCAAGGGACCCAAAGGACCTCGAGGTGACAGG GGTCCTAAAGGACCAGATGGAAAACCCGGCAAACCTGGACTCCCTGGGCCTCCTGGCCCCCCTGGCCCCCCTGGTCTTGGTGGA AACTTTGCTGCTCAGTATGACGCTAAAGGCCCCGAGCCTGGCCCTGGACCTATG gGTCTGATGGGAGCTCGTGGCCCTGGTGGACCCCCTGGTTCGCCT GGACCCCAAGGACTCCAAGGACATGCTGGCGAGCCCGGAGAGCCTGGACAGGCT GGTGCAGTTGGCCCTCGTGGACCCCCTGGACCTCCTGGCAAGGCCGGTGAAGAT GGTAACAATGGCAGACCTGGCAAGCCCGGAGACAGAGGACCTGCTGGAGCTCAG GGTGCTCGTGGATTCCCAGGAACTCCTGGACTTCCTGGCATGAAGGGACACAGA GGATACAATGGTCTTGATGGACGCAAAGGAGAGCCTGGTGCAGCTGGTTCTAAG GGTGAGAACGGTGCTCACGGTGCTAATGGAACCCCTGGACAGAGA GGAGGTCGTGGTCTGCCTGGTGAGAGAGGCCGTGCTGGTCCTGCTGGTCCAGCTGGTGCTCGTGGTGCTGATGGTAACACTGGTCCTGCTGGCCCTGCT GGTCCTCTGGGAGCTGCTGGCCCCCCAGGTTTCCCTGGTGCCCCTGGACCTAAA GGAGAGATTGGAGCCGCTGGTGCCACTGGCCCATCCGGACCTCAGGGACAGAGAGGAGAGCCTGGACCCAATGGTGCTGTTGGCCCTGTTGGTCCTGCT GGTAACCCTGGTGCCAATGGAATCAATGGAGCTAAAGGAGCTGCT GGTCTCCCCGGAGTTGCTGGTGCCCCTGGTTTCCCTGGCCCAAGAGGAGGCCCTGGCCCCCAGGGACCTTCTGGACCTTCTGGCCCCAGAGGCCTTGCT GGTGACCCTGGTCCCATTGGAGTGAAGGGAGATTCTGGTGTCAAGGGAGAGCCT GGTAGCTCTGGTCCTCAGGGTCCCCCTGGACCTGCTGGTGAGGAGGGAAAGAGAGGAGCCACTGGTGAGCAGGGAGCTACCGGACCTGCTGGCCTTCGTGGAGGCAGA GGAGCTGCTGGAACTCGTGGTCTTCCTGGTTTGGGTGGCAGAGCTGGCCCAATG GGTATGCCTGGCCCAAGAGGCGCCACTGGTGCTGGTGGACCCCGTGGACCCCCTGGTGATGCTGGCCGTGCTGGTGAGGCTGGTCTGACTGGAGCCAGA GGTCTCCCTGGCAGCCCTGGCAGCGGTGGACCCCCAGGAAAGGAGGGACCTGTT GGTCCTTCTGGTCAAGATGGTCGCACTGGCCCCCCTGGACCTACTGGACCCAGAGGCCAGCCTGGTAACATTGGATTCCCCGGCCCTAAGGGACCTGGA GGCGAGCCTGGCAAACCCGGAGAGAAGGGACCCGCTGGTCCCCCTGGTCTGAGA GGTCCCCCTGGTCCTGATGGCAACAATGGCCCTGCTGGTCCCGTTGGACTTGGT GGTGCCCCTGGTGAGAAGGGAGAGCAGGGTCCCTCTGGTGCTCCTGGTTTCCAG GGACTTCCAGGACCTGCTGGACCTGTTGGTGAGACTGGAAAGCctggagacaga GGCATCCCCGGAGACCAAGGTGTTGCTGGACCCTCTGGTGTGAAG GGAGAGCGTGGTACCCCTGGACCTGCTGGAGCCTCTGGAGCCCAGGGACCTATTGGTGCTCGTGGACCTGCTGGAACTCCTGGCCCTGATGGAAGCAAG GGTGAGCCTGGTGCTGTTGGAGCTGCTGGTGCCCCTGGACACCAGGGTGCTGCTGGTATGCCTGGTGAGCGTGGTGCTGCTGGTACTCCTGGAGCTAAGGGCGAGAAG GGTGAGGCTGGATACAGAGGACTGGAGGGTAACGCTGGAAGAGATGGTGCCCGT GGTGCTCCTGGACCCAGTGGACCTCCTGGACCTGCTGGTGCCAATGGTGACAAG GGTGAGACTGGCTCTTTCGGTCCTTCTGGTCCCGCTGGTGCTCGTGGTCCATCT GGAGAGCGTGGTGAGTCTGGCCCAGCTGGACCTCCCGGATTTGCTGGACCCCCT GGTGCTGATGGCCAGGCTGGAGTTAGAGGCGAGAAGGGTCCTGGTGGCGTTAAGGGAGATGTTGGAGCTCCTGGCCCTGCCGGTCCTGCTGGAAACACCGGACCTCTT gGTCCCTCTGGCCCTGTTGGCCCCCCTGGTGCTCGTGGTGACAGCGGCCCCCCT GGTTTGACTGGTTTCCCTGGTGCTGCTGGCAGAGTTGGACCTGCTGGTCCTGCT GGTATTGTTGGACCACCTGGTCCCACTGGTGCTCAAGGTAAAGATGGTCCTCGTGGTCTTCGTGGTGACGTTGGACCTGCTGGACCTCAGGGAGAGAATGGTCTGATTGGACCTCCTGGTCTGTCTGGTGAGAAGGGATCCCCCGGAGAGTCTGGCCCCATG GGACCACCTGGAATTGCTGGACCTCAGGGTCAGCTTGGATCTCAGGGATTCAATGGTCTTCCAGGATCCAGAGGTGAACGTGGTCTTCCTGGTGCTGCTGGTTCTGTC GGTGAGGCTGGCAGAGTCGGACCTTCTGGTTCTCCTGGCCCCCGTGGTCCCAGTGGTAACATTGGTTTGCCTGGTATGACTGGTCCTCAGGGAGAGGCTGGACGTGAG GGTAGCCCTGGTAATGATGGCCCACCTGGCCGTCCTGGTGCAGCTGGCATTAAG GGAGATCGTGGTGAGCCCGGATCTCCTGGTCCTCTCGGAATTGCTGGTGCCCCTGGACCTCTTGGACCTAGCGGTGCTGTTGGCAGACCTGGAAACCGTGGTGAGGCT GGATCTGCTGGACCTTCTGGAGCAGTTGGCCCCGCTGGAGCAAGAGGTGCACCT GGACCTTCTGGACCCCGTGGTGAGAAGGGTGTTGCTGGAGACAAGGGAGATAGAGGCATGAAGGGACTGCGTGGACACCCTGGTCTGCAGGGAATGCCTGGACCCAAT GGTCCTTCTGGTGATACTGGTGCTGCTGGTATTGCTGGTCCTGCTGGTCCCAGA GGCCCAGCTGGTCCCAATGGCCCACCAGGCAAGGATGGCAGATCTGGCACTCATGGTCCTATTGGCCCCGCTGGACACCGTGGACCTCCTGGACATGTTGGACCAGTt GGACCTCCCGGATCTCCTGGTCTGGCCGGACCCCCTGGTGCTGCTGGAGGCGGATATGACGTTTCTGGTGGATACGATGAGTACAGAGCTGATCAGGCTGCTCTCAGGGCTAAGGACTACGAGGTTGATGCCACCATCAAGTCTCTGAACACTCAGATTGACAACCTGCTCTCACCTGAGGGCTCCAAGAAGAACCCTGCCCGCACCTGCCGTGACATCAGGCTCAGCCACCCAGACTGGACCAGCG GATTCTACTGGATCGACCCCAACCAGGGCTGCACCATGGATGCCATCAAGGCTTTCTGCGACTTCAGCACCGGCCAGACCTGCATCCACGCTCACCCCGAGAGCATTCCACGCAAGAACTGGTACAGAAGCTCCCAGGAGAAGAAGCACATCTGGTTTGGAGAGACCATCAATGGTGGAACTGAG TTCGGCTACAATGATGAGACCCTGAGCCCACAGTCCATGGCTACTCAGCTGGCCTTCATGCGTCTCCTGGCTAACCAGGCTGTCCAGAACGTCACCTACCACTGCAAGAACAGCATCGCCTACATGGACGCTGAGAACGGCAACCTGAAGAAGGCAGTTCTGCTGCAGGGCTCCAACGATGTGGAGCTCAGGGCAGAGGGCAACAGCCGCTTCACCTTCAGCGTTCTGGAGGATGGCTGCACT AGACACACTGGCCAGTGGAGCAAGACAGTCATTGAATACAGAACAAATAAACCATCTCGCCTGCCCATCCTCGACATTGCACCTTTGGACATTGGTGGCGCTGATCAAGAGTTTGGTTTGGACATTGGCCCAGTCTGTTTCAAATAA
- the col1a2 gene encoding collagen alpha-2(I) chain isoform X1, whose translation MGLMGARGPGGPPGSPGPQGLQGHAGEPGEPGQAGAVGPRGPPGPPGKAGEDGNNGRPGKPGDRGPAGAQGARGFPGTPGLPGMKGHRGYNGLDGRKGEPGAAGSKGENGAHGANGTPGQRGGRGLPGERGRAGPAGPAGARGADGNTGPAGPAGPLGAAGPPGFPGAPGPKGEIGAAGATGPSGPQGQRGEPGPNGAVGPVGPAGNPGANGINGAKGAAGLPGVAGAPGFPGPRGGPGPQGPSGPSGPRGLAGDPGPIGVKGDSGVKGEPGSSGPQGPPGPAGEEGKRGATGEQGATGPAGLRGGRGAAGTRGLPGLGGRAGPMGMPGPRGATGAGGPRGPPGDAGRAGEAGLTGARGLPGSPGSGGPPGKEGPVGPSGQDGRTGPPGPTGPRGQPGNIGFPGPKGPGGEPGKPGEKGPAGPPGLRGPPGPDGNNGPAGPVGLGGAPGEKGEQGPSGAPGFQGLPGPAGPVGETGKPGDRGIPGDQGVAGPSGVKGERGESGPAGPPGFAGPPGADGQAGVRGEKGPGGVKGDVGAPGPAGPAGNTGPLGPSGPVGPPGARGDSGPPGLTGFPGAAGRVGPAGPAGIVGPPGPTGAQGKDGPRGLRGDVGPAGPQGENGLIGPPGLSGEKGSPGESGPMGPPGIAGPQGQLGSQGFNGLPGSRGERGLPGAAGSVGEAGRVGPSGSPGPRGPSGNIGLPGMTGPQGEAGREGSPGNDGPPGRPGAAGIKGDRGEPGSPGPLGIAGAPGPLGPSGAVGRPGNRGEAGSAGPSGAVGPAGARGAPGPSGPRGEKGVAGDKGDRGMKGLRGHPGLQGMPGPNGPSGDTGAAGIAGPAGPRGPAGPNGPPGKDGRSGTHGPIGPAGHRGPPGHVGPVGPPGSPGLAGPPGAAGGGYDVSGGYDEYRADQAALRAKDYEVDATIKSLNTQIDNLLSPEGSKKNPARTCRDIRLSHPDWTSGFYWIDPNQGCTMDAIKAFCDFSTGQTCIHAHPESIPRKNWYRSSQEKKHIWFGETINGGTEFGYNDETLSPQSMATQLAFMRLLANQAVQNVTYHCKNSIAYMDAENGNLKKAVLLQGSNDVELRAEGNSRFTFSVLEDGCTRHTGQWSKTVIEYRTNKPSRLPILDIAPLDIGGADQEFGLDIGPVCFK comes from the exons ATG gGTCTGATGGGAGCTCGTGGCCCTGGTGGACCCCCTGGTTCGCCT GGACCCCAAGGACTCCAAGGACATGCTGGCGAGCCCGGAGAGCCTGGACAGGCT GGTGCAGTTGGCCCTCGTGGACCCCCTGGACCTCCTGGCAAGGCCGGTGAAGAT GGTAACAATGGCAGACCTGGCAAGCCCGGAGACAGAGGACCTGCTGGAGCTCAG GGTGCTCGTGGATTCCCAGGAACTCCTGGACTTCCTGGCATGAAGGGACACAGA GGATACAATGGTCTTGATGGACGCAAAGGAGAGCCTGGTGCAGCTGGTTCTAAG GGTGAGAACGGTGCTCACGGTGCTAATGGAACCCCTGGACAGAGA GGAGGTCGTGGTCTGCCTGGTGAGAGAGGCCGTGCTGGTCCTGCTGGTCCAGCTGGTGCTCGTGGTGCTGATGGTAACACTGGTCCTGCTGGCCCTGCT GGTCCTCTGGGAGCTGCTGGCCCCCCAGGTTTCCCTGGTGCCCCTGGACCTAAA GGAGAGATTGGAGCCGCTGGTGCCACTGGCCCATCCGGACCTCAGGGACAGAGAGGAGAGCCTGGACCCAATGGTGCTGTTGGCCCTGTTGGTCCTGCT GGTAACCCTGGTGCCAATGGAATCAATGGAGCTAAAGGAGCTGCT GGTCTCCCCGGAGTTGCTGGTGCCCCTGGTTTCCCTGGCCCAAGAGGAGGCCCTGGCCCCCAGGGACCTTCTGGACCTTCTGGCCCCAGAGGCCTTGCT GGTGACCCTGGTCCCATTGGAGTGAAGGGAGATTCTGGTGTCAAGGGAGAGCCT GGTAGCTCTGGTCCTCAGGGTCCCCCTGGACCTGCTGGTGAGGAGGGAAAGAGAGGAGCCACTGGTGAGCAGGGAGCTACCGGACCTGCTGGCCTTCGTGGAGGCAGA GGAGCTGCTGGAACTCGTGGTCTTCCTGGTTTGGGTGGCAGAGCTGGCCCAATG GGTATGCCTGGCCCAAGAGGCGCCACTGGTGCTGGTGGACCCCGTGGACCCCCTGGTGATGCTGGCCGTGCTGGTGAGGCTGGTCTGACTGGAGCCAGA GGTCTCCCTGGCAGCCCTGGCAGCGGTGGACCCCCAGGAAAGGAGGGACCTGTT GGTCCTTCTGGTCAAGATGGTCGCACTGGCCCCCCTGGACCTACTGGACCCAGAGGCCAGCCTGGTAACATTGGATTCCCCGGCCCTAAGGGACCTGGA GGCGAGCCTGGCAAACCCGGAGAGAAGGGACCCGCTGGTCCCCCTGGTCTGAGA GGTCCCCCTGGTCCTGATGGCAACAATGGCCCTGCTGGTCCCGTTGGACTTGGT GGTGCCCCTGGTGAGAAGGGAGAGCAGGGTCCCTCTGGTGCTCCTGGTTTCCAG GGACTTCCAGGACCTGCTGGACCTGTTGGTGAGACTGGAAAGCctggagacaga GGCATCCCCGGAGACCAAGGTGTTGCTGGACCCTCTGGTGTGAAG GGAGAGCGTGGTGAGTCTGGCCCAGCTGGACCTCCCGGATTTGCTGGACCCCCT GGTGCTGATGGCCAGGCTGGAGTTAGAGGCGAGAAGGGTCCTGGTGGCGTTAAGGGAGATGTTGGAGCTCCTGGCCCTGCCGGTCCTGCTGGAAACACCGGACCTCTT gGTCCCTCTGGCCCTGTTGGCCCCCCTGGTGCTCGTGGTGACAGCGGCCCCCCT GGTTTGACTGGTTTCCCTGGTGCTGCTGGCAGAGTTGGACCTGCTGGTCCTGCT GGTATTGTTGGACCACCTGGTCCCACTGGTGCTCAAGGTAAAGATGGTCCTCGTGGTCTTCGTGGTGACGTTGGACCTGCTGGACCTCAGGGAGAGAATGGTCTGATTGGACCTCCTGGTCTGTCTGGTGAGAAGGGATCCCCCGGAGAGTCTGGCCCCATG GGACCACCTGGAATTGCTGGACCTCAGGGTCAGCTTGGATCTCAGGGATTCAATGGTCTTCCAGGATCCAGAGGTGAACGTGGTCTTCCTGGTGCTGCTGGTTCTGTC GGTGAGGCTGGCAGAGTCGGACCTTCTGGTTCTCCTGGCCCCCGTGGTCCCAGTGGTAACATTGGTTTGCCTGGTATGACTGGTCCTCAGGGAGAGGCTGGACGTGAG GGTAGCCCTGGTAATGATGGCCCACCTGGCCGTCCTGGTGCAGCTGGCATTAAG GGAGATCGTGGTGAGCCCGGATCTCCTGGTCCTCTCGGAATTGCTGGTGCCCCTGGACCTCTTGGACCTAGCGGTGCTGTTGGCAGACCTGGAAACCGTGGTGAGGCT GGATCTGCTGGACCTTCTGGAGCAGTTGGCCCCGCTGGAGCAAGAGGTGCACCT GGACCTTCTGGACCCCGTGGTGAGAAGGGTGTTGCTGGAGACAAGGGAGATAGAGGCATGAAGGGACTGCGTGGACACCCTGGTCTGCAGGGAATGCCTGGACCCAAT GGTCCTTCTGGTGATACTGGTGCTGCTGGTATTGCTGGTCCTGCTGGTCCCAGA GGCCCAGCTGGTCCCAATGGCCCACCAGGCAAGGATGGCAGATCTGGCACTCATGGTCCTATTGGCCCCGCTGGACACCGTGGACCTCCTGGACATGTTGGACCAGTt GGACCTCCCGGATCTCCTGGTCTGGCCGGACCCCCTGGTGCTGCTGGAGGCGGATATGACGTTTCTGGTGGATACGATGAGTACAGAGCTGATCAGGCTGCTCTCAGGGCTAAGGACTACGAGGTTGATGCCACCATCAAGTCTCTGAACACTCAGATTGACAACCTGCTCTCACCTGAGGGCTCCAAGAAGAACCCTGCCCGCACCTGCCGTGACATCAGGCTCAGCCACCCAGACTGGACCAGCG GATTCTACTGGATCGACCCCAACCAGGGCTGCACCATGGATGCCATCAAGGCTTTCTGCGACTTCAGCACCGGCCAGACCTGCATCCACGCTCACCCCGAGAGCATTCCACGCAAGAACTGGTACAGAAGCTCCCAGGAGAAGAAGCACATCTGGTTTGGAGAGACCATCAATGGTGGAACTGAG TTCGGCTACAATGATGAGACCCTGAGCCCACAGTCCATGGCTACTCAGCTGGCCTTCATGCGTCTCCTGGCTAACCAGGCTGTCCAGAACGTCACCTACCACTGCAAGAACAGCATCGCCTACATGGACGCTGAGAACGGCAACCTGAAGAAGGCAGTTCTGCTGCAGGGCTCCAACGATGTGGAGCTCAGGGCAGAGGGCAACAGCCGCTTCACCTTCAGCGTTCTGGAGGATGGCTGCACT AGACACACTGGCCAGTGGAGCAAGACAGTCATTGAATACAGAACAAATAAACCATCTCGCCTGCCCATCCTCGACATTGCACCTTTGGACATTGGTGGCGCTGATCAAGAGTTTGGTTTGGACATTGGCCCAGTCTGTTTCAAATAA